The Arachis ipaensis cultivar K30076 chromosome B03, Araip1.1, whole genome shotgun sequence region gaatttgcaattgagttggtgcctggagccGGTCTGATTTCGATTATTCCTTACaggatgtcacctttagaaatggctgaactGAAAGCTCAGCTAGAGGATCTGTTGGGTAAGTATTTTATCtgaccaagtgtttctccgtaGGGAACGTCAGTAttactagtaaagaagaaggatgggagtaTGCGCTTGTGTGTTgattatcggcaattgaataAGAACATTATGAAGAACAAATATCCGTTACCTAGAATCGATGAcctaatggatcagttacaaggtgctggtgtgttttctaagattgatcTGCGATTCGGGTATCATCAGATAAGAGTTAGAGACGAGGATATTCCGAAAACTGCTTTCAGGACACGTTAcggtcattatgagtatacaaTGATGTCTTTCGGGTTAACTAATGCCCcggaagtatttatggattatatgaacaggattttTTGGCTGTATttggacaagtttgttattgtcttcattgatgatattcttgtttatTCTAAGACTGAAGAGGAGCATGCTGATCACTTACGAACTGTATTACAAATTCTGAGAAACATGAAGTTATAcgctaagttatctaaatgcgagttttggaagagtgaggtaaAGTTTCTCGGTCATATGGTGAGTAAGCAGGGAATAGCCATGGATCCTGCTAAGGTAGAAGCAGTGATGAAATGGGAGTGATTAACTTCAGTAATAGAGATTAGAAGTTTCCTAAGTTTGGCGGGATAGtatcggagattcattaagggacTTTCATAactcgccttacctttaactaagttgactaggaaggatacgcTTTTTTATTTGGACCCAAAGTGTGAAGACAGTTTTTGATCAATAAAGCACAGATTGACTACTGCACCCGTGTTAGTATTGTCTGAACCAAGTGAGCCGtttgaagtgtactgtgatgcatcgTTGAAGGGCTTGGGGTGCGTTCTAatgcagcaccagaatgttgtagcatacgcctcatGGCAATTAAGGCTACGAGATGAACTATTCGACACATGATTTAAAACTTActgctgttgtgtttgctttaaagatcTGGAGGCACTACCTCTATGGCGTTAAATTTCatgttttctcagaccataaaagtttgaagtatcttttttagcagaaagagttgaatatgcgtcagaggaggtggatggagcttctgaaagattatgattttgaattgaattattatcTAGAAAAAGTGAACGTTGTGGCGGAGGCTTTGAGTTAGAAGTttttatatgcagcttggatgatgctacgggAAGAAGAATTACTAAgggcatttcaaggtttgaatttgggaattagagaagaatctgaaattttgtgtttgagtcagttgcagatttcaagtgattttaaatcacAATTTCTGAAGGCTCATCGAGACAGTGAAGcattacgtaaggtattaccagcagttgaacaggaaaaacagtggagagtgtcagaaggacAGGATGGTTTGTGGAGGTTCAAGAACCGGATTGTTGTGCCAGATATTAGAGACCTACGACAGAGTATCTTaaaggaagctcataagagcggaTTTTCAATTCATCTAGGGAGTACTAAAATGTATCAGGATCTGAAagtgatgttctggtggccaggtatgaagaatgatgtggcattgcacgtatctaaatgtttaacgtgtcagaaggttaagattgggcatcagagaccatcagggacccttcagtctttagagattccacaatggaaatgggagagtatcgcAATAGATTTTGTGATAGGTTTGCCTAGAACCCGGTCTGGTTGTGACActatttgggtggttgtggatcgactgacgaaatcagctcactttcttcctatccgaataagttgcacaatggagGAATTGGCTCAAATGTATATCAAAGAGATTGTTAGGTTACATGGCgtgccttctaccattatatctgacagGGATCCTTGTTTTACATCAaggttctggggagcttttcagcgtgcatttgggactcagttaagcttgagtactgtgtatcaccctcagacagatggtcagtcagagagaactattcagaccttggaggatatgctaagggcttgtgttttggaccagcctACGAGCTaggatcggtatatgccattaatagaatttgcttataataatagctatcatgcaagcattggaatggctccatatgatgctctgtatggcagaaaatgtcaatcttcgttgtgttggtatgaaactggagaaagaagtttgttagggcctgagatgatagctgaaactactgaacagataaagaagattcgtaaccgaatgcttatagcccaaagccgCCACAAGAGCTATGCTGATCAGAGGCGAAAGCCTTGGGAGTTTGAAGAAGGAGAACATGTCTTTCTGAAAGTTACACCAACCGctggagtgggaagagctattaGGACTAAGAAATTAaatccccgttatattggaccgtttgagatcctgAAGAGAATTGGGCCGGTAGCCTATAGAATTGCCTTACCATTATGTCTTTCAAATTTGCACGACGTGTTTCATGTGTCACAGCTTCGGAGATATACTCCTAACGCAAGTCATGTTCTGGAACCGGAACCGATTCAAGTAAGGAAAGATCTAACACTTCCAATAATTCCGGTAAGGATTGAAGACACCAGCATTAAACGATTACATAGGAGAGGAATATTATTGGTAAGAGTAATGTGGAGTCGAGCTGGTATTAAGGAACACACTGGAGAACTCGAATCAAATATGCGAAAGGACtacccacatctcttttcaggtaattgaatttgaattttgaaggcgaaattctttattaggtgggtaggatgtaaactccggttaaattagtagataattagtcaataaattagctTTAAATAAGAAAGATTAGAAAcgtgaatattatatcaaattagggtagagctcatcgaaacgataattttgacactaatttcgaagaaatcggtccaagattggaTCGAACTGGCTGAACTGGTTGAACCGGACCCAaaccgggcccgtgggcccaaccggccCAGCAACTAAATGAATTAAAAcctctcttcttcctcaatcagtAGAATCAGGCTGAAGCATAATAAGGAGAAGAGAAGCCATGCGAACCCTTACGGTAAAACTCAAAGTCCcataacttctccgtccgagctccaatcgccgcaccgtttacggccacgcgttcaccgtgtcgagctctacgtttctatcaGAACAATTTTATAGGTAACCCTCTATTTTATCTCAGCCTCTTCTTCCCCAATTTTTGGAAAATTAGTGGAgatattgaatttctttgttctttgatattttaggatccaattagcttgagaaaaatattcactcttgcttatgtgaagcttgggtaaggtgaggatatgataattttattttaatttaattgaatttgagctttgagtattaaattggatatatatgtgttatgaatgtgtattaggttaaaaataaataattagagctcaaaattgtgaatattgaaacttggaggaagcggattagttgaaGTTTTGAGGGCTGTATTCTTTAGGGaaattgtcttggaataatatttgggaatcggctaaggtatggtttaggtttcttgcattcaatatataatgttctgtaaaaacttaggctagatgaccataggataagttggaatgcaggtgtatatttaatgtttagtaatgggTTGATGAATATGCTTGGTTTGGTTTGGTGATTTGTTTGTAAGATGATATTGGTTGCTAGTTGGATCTTTGAAAGGATATGTGATTGAATTGTTGAATATATGGCTATATTTTGGTTTGGttgaatgatgattgatgaaAAGATATGGAGCTTGTTGAGGATTATTGTTGGCAATTTGGATTGGTGGTAATAGGTTTGAAAATAATTGGAATGgaaattttttaatgaaaaatgaggtattttgtgttaaaagcctaggatttgtgaactttgatttttagttaaattttggttgttggatttgaatattgtatcagtataattgttgatctgaggtagatttattatggtgattgttatgatgatgaggaagggtatgttgaattggaaagaatgcaggtttggacccgaaaagggtggcaaagtccgagttttagaggagatgctgccgacattttataaaaattagagattttgtttagatgattatttaaaaagatttagattcaaaggttatatggtttgattttgagttattaagaaaatgagcatgttttaagtttgattcatttagaaaagaatgaattatgttttgaattgaaacTATTGATGGacagaatgggaggtgtgataatgaaagataaggattgaatatgattgatgtatgatgatgaatgagatgcaattgagaatgatgtggatgttgatgaattataattgaattatttatatggctagAATAAtttaatgatctgagatacgaggttccctggattaagtgccgtggcttgccaccacgtgtaccaggttgaacaCTTGCTAGtagttatggttttcttagcaTGCAAGTCAACtcattccttgagcgttgcgcttttattttgcgatttttatttcctctattcttcaaggctcctagcatattataattcttctgctatcatatgtactcattttattttagaggtcgtaataccacatcacctctgttttacgacttaagcgtaaagctttatgtggtagggtgttacatgtcCCACCTCAGAGTTCTCTACAATGCATCATATAAGATAAGAGAAGTCTTGTTAATGCCCACACACATTATGAAGGCAGCATGAAAATTGATTCATCCAAACTCTAAAGATATGTTTTGTAAGCACCTTTGCGGGTAGAATCATTgagctttctttttattttttccagCTAGCTTCAAAAATCTATTGTTCCTTGCTTCTTTTGCATTATGAAAACTTTGCTCTGGCCGATTCATTTTAGCCTTTCAATGGTGAAGGAGTGGTTGTTGTGGTAACAATGGCATCAAAGAACTCTACCACTATTTCATTTTTAGGGAGGTTGTTTGAGAGTTTTTTATTTTACATGTATCCATTGTCATGAAATTTGAGGCTTCAATTTCTGATATAGATAAAGCTGTACTCACACTGTAACACcgtaccacacagagctttacgcctagGTCGTAAATCAACGGTGGTGTggtgctacgacctctaaaagaaaagacatataaatatagttgaaagaaattataactaggagccttgaagaagaagttaatcaaatttaaaacagaaaattGCATCACACTTATCTAGATAAATGTAAAATGGATACACAAGATTGAGAAGAAGGGTAAAACATACTTAAAGATTAGAGTATCAAAAGATACAAATATCAAGCTCTAGACTCGATCTGCAAAGCTAAGGCCagccagagtatatatatatatcccaaaAGACAAATctcaaactacaaaataaacaTATGTTTTTCCAAGtcgacctctaggagggacaTACACAATATATACAGGGCGgagaaaacatatatatatacataaacaaaatacaaaatctCAAGCCCTAAAATAGTTCTTTGCTTCCACAGGATCTCCAAAATGCTCAGCAAGGTGCCTTTCGACCTACATctaaaaacaacaaaatatgtatggaatgagaaccagagatttgagaataatttattgttcaaagtgtgcaCCCTTTGAAGAGGGTCACACATTTGATCTGCCAATTCACAATACTTATCATCCCGTAATGGCTAACATGGATTAACTCCTTCTTGTAGTAGGCAACTTTAACCTTTATGCATAAAAGATTTCTTTAATCCAAAAATGGTTGCTTCAGTTAAGCTTAAATTGATAGGCTAATGTAGTATTCAAAATTTTTACATAATGTGCTATCTTAGGGCTTCATGGATTAAGCCATATGAATTATATGCAAGAGTAACTTAAAACAAATCATGACTTTCCATTATGACTTATTTGTAACAAAGTCTATGTATATGAGCCCACTTATACTGGAAGTCATAATATTTGAAGTCAACTTAAGCATGTGATGTAAATATACTTTTCCAAAGGATGacacaaaaattatattttgtttgtATCTTGACATAAACAATGAAAATGAAACTTATTTACACTAATTAATGAAGTATTTTAAGGATGAACAAAGTGAAATAATTTGAtgttgcataaaaaaaatttagcagGAGGTGGCTTCTACTTTAATgcacaaaaattttttcaatgtaaaaatatttgtttttatgAGGCTTAAATTGATAGACTAATGTTAAAGCACAAAATTTCTGCTTAATGTGCCAATAAAGGAATTTATGGATTTAGCCATACTAATTATATGCAAGGATAATTTGAAACAAATCATAAGTTTCCATTCATAACCATTTACTTCAATCATTTGATGTAGTCTCTCGACTTTACCATAATTTTAAAGGATATTGTCTTTTTTTCCTTTGATTAACAACCCTTCAAATAATATGCATCAGCATAGTTACAATTTTATGATGTATTTCAAACCACCACTTTGTCCTTGTAATGCATTATGTAGCAAAACTTGCCTCGGGTATCTAGATTCGCATTGCTGTTAATAATTCTAATTATGTATAACTTGATGATGTACTAACAACACTAAGCGGATTCTAATTGGCTGCACCCAAACATTTATTTACTATTTCATTAGTTACTATGAAATGTTCTTAAATTTGTCATCAAGCTATCGTTTCCACCATTCTCTTACATGAGAAACTTGTGATGAATATATGCTTTGCATCCTAATTAATGGATGCATTTATATTATTAACAATTGAGAATTCATTTAATAATACATAGTTTAGAGAATGCTTCAAAATATTTTGATAACAATGTAAAACACACTTCACATGTGTATCATAATGATACTCGTTTGAGTTATGATTTCTGCGTTAGTTTGTTCAGACACATTTGTAGAGCTATTCTTCTTAGAATTAACTATCTTCCAATAAGCATTTTTTCATACCTTTTCTATATCATAAAATTACGACATCATCATTAGAAAACTAAACAGAAATAAGCATGACTAGTTTACTATTATTGATTTTTACTGCTACTCATATAGCTGATATAAAACTTCGATTTCTTAATTTCTTTGTAgttaattttgttaattgattAAGAAAATGTGCCTCGATAAAAAAATATTCAGTAAACTATTCCCAAACAAAATCAGTAACAGTTTATCCGATCAATCGTGCAAGTTATATTATTTGTTGAACAAATATACATGTCAACGAAACCAACCACTTTGAAGAAAACTAACTTAACAGATCAACACCAAATTCTTTTATAGTGATTCTCATATATAATATCAGTCCAGCAATGCTACTTATTCTCCATTCAAAAGAAAGTTTCCATAAAATGCAGTTTTAATAGTGGTTTCATGACCAGATATCCACAAAGTTAAACAATTTGATTAACCCTGAATTGCATTGTTACTTACATAGCATAGCATCCTTACATAAAAAAGCAGAGTCTAACCATAATGTATATAAAAGCTAAACTTATTACGAGATGATGGTTCCTTAAACATGATCAATTTGAATGATACTTCAACAAATAATCATGGACTTCAGTAAAGAAAGTGTAATTGTAACACATCTTCATCTTAGCTTTCATCCAAAAGTCAGAAACTTCAACTAAAAATACTGGTAAATTAATTTAAAGCAAGTTAAATATATGTAACCTATATTAATTTATAGGAAGCAAAACGTTATAGTACAACACAACATAATATACACGGATAATCAGCTTTAATATATATGTTCATGCATTCCATGAACATGCACTGCATATCttcttttaatatatattttcaacgaCTAATAATGACCACTTAGATCATAGGATTTAACCTAAACCACAGAACAACAACATAGAGCAGAATACATGCATTATCCTTAAATGTGAAACAAAAATTCCTACAAATAACACTGCACTAATTCAGACCCATCACAATATAACTTCTTGTAACCTTGCACAATCTTTAGATCGTATGTGAAAGCTCAAAGTTACACTGGATAGATACAATGTGTTATGGTACACATGCAGTGACGTGAGTCTAACTTCATCTTCATATTCTTTCCAATGAAGGGTTCTCCTTGTGTTGTTCATAGGAGTATACCAACAGATATGGAAGTGTGAAAAATTTGAATCATCCACTCCATTAACTTCAAAATATCTCTCTTTGATTTGTATGATATCTTCAGCAACAAAGATGATAGGAGTAAATAGAGGATCATTGCCATTATACATAAATAACCTAGTCCAAGTTGGCCCGTTCTCGGTAGCATTGATATGCCAAAGAGCAGTGTTGAACTCTTTTTTATTATGGTTAGATGAAGACAAAGTTCTTGGTTAAGAATCAGTAGCATGTAACAATGTCCTAAAGTTTGTTGAGGGACAAAAATTTGTTGAAAGGTTTGGGATAATATATAAAAGCATACAATATATGGAGATATTTGCTCAACATCCTCAAGTGAGCGTGTTAGCTAATAAATAACTCCATCAAGTGTAACCTAACTTGAATCTAACCTTTGCACATATGATGGACATGGCAAAACCACATCCCTACTTCTTGTGGTGCTGGTATACATGGTGAGTGTGCAAGCAGTAGTTTTGTCGCTGTGTTAGAATACATACACCATAGCATAGTCGAGAGTGTAAGGATAGTATAAAAAAGTATACACATAAGCCATTTGAGGTTCAAAAATGTAGACAGGATCTGGGATGAGTTTGGACCTCCTGCTAATTGGATTCCAAGCTAGCAAGTAACTTTTTTTCCATGGAAGAGTATCCAATACAAACGACTCTATTTTCAAGAGAGCTCATGAAAGAGGATGAATAGCAGAAATGTAGCATTATTGTGCAAGCATGATTTTTTCACATCTCAGCAACATGTTTCACAAATTGATAGCTACTGAGTTATTCTCTCCAATAGCGAGACGTCATGCGAGAATTCAAAATTATTAAAGCATCATAGCTATGAAATATATCTAGGAGAAGTTCATTAGGTAATTCAGGGAGAGAAATGGAGTGAGAAGGAATATCACTCATTCTAGGTAAAATATAAGATGCACTATTAAAGGAATTGAGAGTAGAAAAATATGAGAGTTAGGAGTATGAGCTTTATGGGTGAGGATATATGTTGATCTGGTATGATAACTTGTCTTTATTTATAGAAGGGTAGCTTATTAATGATTCAGCTGCTATATTCAATGGGTATTTATACTCCAACTTAAATAGAAAGAGgcctaaaaaaatattatttacttCTTTTTTAGTAAATATTCGAAATTTCCTAATAACCCACAGAGGAATATTGTTTTGGTATGTTCCACCTCAGCTAAGAAATCCGATTtgcatagagagagagagagagagagagagagagggaacaTTTGGTACCTCATTAAAGGCATTGATCTCGAATTATGGGATGGCAAAATGAGCGGATAGGTAGTAAGGGCCTCGCATATGTCATAGCAAGGAGAAAATAGGAAGCATTTCTAAGACATATTTTGTTACAATAGAGGCAAGTTTTAAGTGGAGTTACAATTAGCTAAAAATTAATCTGATAGGAGATTCAGCATTAATGCTGGAATGGCTTTGAATCCATGTATAATAGAGTATAtccattttctcttctttttttctaaTTATTTCATTTGAAAAATTAGATTATTCAATGTTTTACCAAAAAGCTAATTAcatttattaacaaaattatcCCTTCATTTGTTCATTTGACATAAACAGCCAAACCTTCCCTTATCGAGCGGCATGCTTCCATAATAAATTTGTGAAGGGATTGGTTAAATATGACTATACATATAGAATAAgtgattttaaaatcttattgCAAGATACATAAATCATTACTTCTTTAATGACACCGCTATAAACACTATTACATACTTGATTTttactaatatttaaaaaatgttacaaaattattttaaaatattacctatgtatattagtaacattttaacaaatattaaatatactctatgttactaaagagttttactaacattcttctaaagatttaataacatttagtaaaaatgttacaaaagatattatatagtaatattatgagaaatgttacaatagatccTTCATAGTAACACTTAGAGAAATATtacaatagatattttttataacaCTTAGAAAATGTCACCATAGATAATTTTTgtaacatttaaaaaaatattaccatagatattttttgtaacatttAAAAATGTTACAATATTCTAtaacaatattcaaataaatgttacaaaatattttttttgctaacaacaaaaaatattacaatagatcTTTAGTAACATTTAAATGAACAAAATATtgaattaaaaatctttttcttcaaTTACATATTCTACACCCACTTTACAAATTAAACCCAAGATATTTAAACATTAAAATTGATACAATAAGTCACTTTTCCTATTTCTTCAATATGTTTACATgattaaatacaaaattaaaagcataattattatttaattcaaCTTGATCTTCATTACGCGTGCTAATCAACACTCATGCTTCATGATGGATCGAAAAGGCCTGCAAAGTTTAGATTTCGTCTTATAAAACTACAATTGGAAGTAGAGAAATATATTGCTAACTCTGAGTTTGAGCAATAGGAAGTTTCAAGCAAAGTATTCAGCATCACTTACTTTCAAAACTGCTAGTAAAAAATCTTAGTTTTTATTCAATTTGAAATACTTTATTATATAGTATAACCGAAGAGGAGAACCAAGATAATTGGCTCCCATTTACTCTCTTTTTTTCATTCCTTATGAGAAAATACATCCAAATATGGCTCAAGTTATATTTATTCTTAGAACAACTGAAGATATGTGATAGTTACTTACTGTAACTTGAGTTTTAGTAAATCCAAGAGAATCACAAAATGAATCTTTACTATTCTCTATAGTTGGATGGAAGGATCTTAAGAATCTTCCTTCACAACTGAATTATTGAAACAAAAGTAACTAGTTCAATAAAACAAATGTAAAAATGGCCTAATTTCTTAGCAATATATAAAAGATGGGGAGAAAAATAATGAAGTCCTTATAACCTTGAACTTGTATTGAGAAGACATACGAATGTATTTTATCACCAATGTCACGAATTGTACAAACAATATCATAACCAACACTTTGCCCAACATTGATGTCAAGTTCACCATCGGACTTGTCACTCTCCTCCTCTTCTTAGTCAATTATAAATTTTGGTTTTCTAGAGGATCGAACATCCTGCCATTAACCAACATAACCTCGAATAACTGAAATAAGAAAGAACATCAAAGAATATCTACataaatagaaaaacaaagaaaaaaacaaagaGCTAACAATTTCACTTACCTCATGGAATAGTTCATTTGAATCTCCCTCTTCGATTAAGTTTAGTATATACGGtagattcaaattttttattaaagaaaaagtaaacaaaaaataaaaatgataccTTATGGTGAATCCACATTGTATTCAGAAAATAATAGAGGTCAATAAGTAATTAAAGacgaatcaaataaataattgagCAATTATCCATCTATAAGAATTGAGAATGTCAACCTTGCAACTCAActgtataataaaaattaaaattttaaaaataaaaagccaTCTATTATGTAACTGGCACCAGAACAATTAGCATAGTAATTCAATTTTTGAATGCTAATATACATAAAACCCCATTTAATTGCACAATAAACCCAAAAGCAAGAAATAAGTGGTATATATCACTACaaggtttttgtttatttgtggaagttttttctcttatttgtggaggtttataacccccaccaAATAGTTTGTGAGGGTTTCTAAAgcccccaaaatttgaggtgccacgaggtcttttg contains the following coding sequences:
- the LOC107632995 gene encoding uncharacterized protein LOC107632995, which produces MLIAQSRHKSYADQRRKPWEFEEGEHVFLKVTPTAGVGRAIRTKKLNPRYIGPFEILKRIGPVAYRIALPLCLSNLHDVFHVSQLRRYTPNASHVLEPEPIQVRKDLTLPIIPVRIEDTSIKRLHRRGILLVRVMWSRAGIKEHTGELESNMRKDYPHLFSGN